A region from the Medicago truncatula cultivar Jemalong A17 chromosome 6, MtrunA17r5.0-ANR, whole genome shotgun sequence genome encodes:
- the LOC11420276 gene encoding 65-kDa microtubule-associated protein 3 isoform X2: protein MHKPHNDHPLPQAETTCGSLLQELQIIWHEVGESESEKDRMLYELEQECLEVYRRKVDKANCSRAQLRQEIADSEAELTAICSEMGERPVHSRQARSLKEELAMILPELEEMQKRKYERRNQFKEVQEQIHSISNEISGPSENVPLVVDETDLSLRKLEELHRQLHTLQKEKSDRLKKVQDNLHTLSSLCSVLGLDFKQTVSEVHPSLGNSEGSRSVNNDTISQLALSIQELRGVKLQRMQKLQDLATSLLELWNLMDTPIEEQQVFQNVTCNIAASEHEVTEPNTLSEEFINHVEAEVSRLEDLKSSKMKELVWKKRAELEEICRKTHLVQESDAAIEKAIESGSVDPAYVLEQIERQISQVKEEAFSRIEILENVEKWLSACDEESWLEEYSRDENRYNAGRGTHLNLKRAEKARILVNKIPAMTDKLTSKAVAWEKDKSTEFVYDGVRLVSMLEDYILLRQEKEQERRRQRDLKKLQVQMIAEQEVLYGSKSPSKAQSARKAPRTPNGSAANRRGTFGGSVLKPDSKATQSSSTRKTDKVNQIEQTNNLDDAISCFSSARRGFDIADFPTRKYSFGAGIVRDIESPLTRQPFTTISSTISSLENVENAADEFSMQKQNLQKTLAANNLPLTTTTTISKTDAVVDEENRTPKENPIPVSTTTTTTPKTVSIPMNTAMTPAHFGGDLIQDIEYSFEEIRLGFLLA from the exons ATGCATAAACCTCATAATGATCATCCTCTTCCGCAAGCTGAAACAACATGTGGATCACTTCTTCAAGAACTTCAG ATAATATGGCATGAAGTTGGTGAGTCTGAGTCTGAAAAAGATAGGATGTTGTATGAGCTTGAACAAGAGTGTCTAGAAGTATACAGAAGAAAGGTAGATAAAGCAAATTGCTCTAGAGCTCAACTTAGGCAAGAAATTGCTGATTCCGAGGCAGAACTTACAGCTATCTGTTCAGAAATGGGAGAGCGACCTGTACATAGTAGACAG GCTAGAAGCTTGAAGGAAGAGCTAGCAATGATTCTCCCGGAGTTGGAGGAAATGCAAAAACGAAAGTATGAGCGTAGAAATCAATTCAAAGAAGTTCAAGAGCAGATTCACAGTATATCAAACGAGATTTCTGGTCCAAGTGAAAACGTCCCACTCGTTGTAGATGAAACCGATTTGTCATTGAGGAAACTTGAAGAATTGCACAGACAACTTCATACACTTCAAAAGGAGAAG AGTGATCGTCTCAAGAAGGTCCAAGACAATCTGCACACTTTAAGTTCTCTCTGTTCAGTACTTGGTTTAGACTTTAAGCAGACAGTTAGCGAAGTCCATCCTAGTTTAGGAAATTCGGAAGGATCCAGGAGTGTAAATAACGATACCATAAGCCAATTGGCTTTATCTATACAAGAACTGAGAGGAGTGAAATTGCAGAGAATGCAAAAG CTTCAAGATCTAGCAACATCATTATTGGAGCTCTGGAATTTGATGGATACGCCGATTGAAGAACAACAGGTGTTTCAGAATGTTACATGTAACATCGCAGCTTCAGAACATGAAGTAACTGAACCAAACACCTTGTCTGAAGAGTTCATTAATCAT GTGGAGGCAGAAGTATCTAGATTAGAGGACTTAAAATCAAGCAAAATGAAAGAGCTTGTTTGGAAAAAAAGAGCCGAGCTAGAGGAGATTTGTAGAAAGACTCATTTGGTTCAAGAATCTGATGCTGCGATCGAAAAGGCTATTGAGTCTG GATCTGTAGACCCTGCTTATGTGCTTGAACAAATTGAGCGTCAGATTTCCCAAGTCAAAGAGGAAGCTTTTAGCAGAATAGAAATACTTGAAAATGTTGAGAAGTGGTTATCGGCATGTGACGAAGAGTCTTGGCTGGAGGAGTATAGCAGa GATGAAAACCGTTACAATGCTGGTAGAGGTACTCATCTAAATCTTAAGCGAGCAGAGAAAGCCCGTATCTTGGTGAACAAAATTCCAG CAATGACAGACAAATTGACTTCAAAAGCAGTAGCATGGGAAAAGGATAAAAGCACCGAGTTCGTATATGATGGT GTCCGTTTAGTTTCTATGCTTGAAGACTACATCTTATTACGGCAAGAAAAGGAGCAAGAACGTCGTAGACAGCGG GACTTGAAGAAACTTCAGGTACAAATGATAGCAGAGCAGGAAGTACTGTATGGGTCGAAAAGCCCTTCAAAGGCCCAGAGTGCAAGAAAAGCGCCTAGGACACCAAATGGAAGTGCGGCTAATAGAAGAGGTACCTTTGGAGGATCAGTGCTAAAACCTGATTCAAAAGCTACTCAATCAAGCTCCACAAGGAAGACTGACAAAGTAAACCAAATTGAGCAAACAAATAACCTAGACGATGCCAtttcatgtttctcatcag CTAGAAGAGGATTTGATATTGCTGATTTCCCTACGAGAAAATACTCATTTGGTGCTGGAATTGTTCGGGATATCGAATCTCCTTTGACACGACAACCTTTTACTACCATCtcatcaacaatatcatcactAGAGAATGTGGAAAATGCTGCAGATGAATTTAGTATGCAGAAGCAGAATTTGCAGAAAACATTAGCAGCTAACAATTTGCCACtcactactactactactatctCAAAGACAGACGCAGTGGTCGATGAAGAGAATAGAACTCCAAAAGAAAATCCTATTCCTGTCTCCACCACCACTACTACTACACCAAAGACAGTGTCAATTCCTATGAATACAGCCATGACTCCGGCTCATTTCGGAGGTGACTTGATTCAAGATATTGAATATTCCTTTGAGGAAATAAGGCTTGGTTTTTTGTTAGCATGA
- the LOC11420276 gene encoding 65-kDa microtubule-associated protein 3 isoform X1, translating into MHKPHNDHPLPQAETTCGSLLQELQIIWHEVGESESEKDRMLYELEQECLEVYRRKVDKANCSRAQLRQEIADSEAELTAICSEMGERPVHSRQSGQKARSLKEELAMILPELEEMQKRKYERRNQFKEVQEQIHSISNEISGPSENVPLVVDETDLSLRKLEELHRQLHTLQKEKSDRLKKVQDNLHTLSSLCSVLGLDFKQTVSEVHPSLGNSEGSRSVNNDTISQLALSIQELRGVKLQRMQKLQDLATSLLELWNLMDTPIEEQQVFQNVTCNIAASEHEVTEPNTLSEEFINHVEAEVSRLEDLKSSKMKELVWKKRAELEEICRKTHLVQESDAAIEKAIESGSVDPAYVLEQIERQISQVKEEAFSRIEILENVEKWLSACDEESWLEEYSRDENRYNAGRGTHLNLKRAEKARILVNKIPAMTDKLTSKAVAWEKDKSTEFVYDGVRLVSMLEDYILLRQEKEQERRRQRDLKKLQVQMIAEQEVLYGSKSPSKAQSARKAPRTPNGSAANRRGTFGGSVLKPDSKATQSSSTRKTDKVNQIEQTNNLDDAISCFSSARRGFDIADFPTRKYSFGAGIVRDIESPLTRQPFTTISSTISSLENVENAADEFSMQKQNLQKTLAANNLPLTTTTTISKTDAVVDEENRTPKENPIPVSTTTTTTPKTVSIPMNTAMTPAHFGGDLIQDIEYSFEEIRLGFLLA; encoded by the exons ATGCATAAACCTCATAATGATCATCCTCTTCCGCAAGCTGAAACAACATGTGGATCACTTCTTCAAGAACTTCAG ATAATATGGCATGAAGTTGGTGAGTCTGAGTCTGAAAAAGATAGGATGTTGTATGAGCTTGAACAAGAGTGTCTAGAAGTATACAGAAGAAAGGTAGATAAAGCAAATTGCTCTAGAGCTCAACTTAGGCAAGAAATTGCTGATTCCGAGGCAGAACTTACAGCTATCTGTTCAGAAATGGGAGAGCGACCTGTACATAGTAGACAG TCTGGTCAAAAGGCTAGAAGCTTGAAGGAAGAGCTAGCAATGATTCTCCCGGAGTTGGAGGAAATGCAAAAACGAAAGTATGAGCGTAGAAATCAATTCAAAGAAGTTCAAGAGCAGATTCACAGTATATCAAACGAGATTTCTGGTCCAAGTGAAAACGTCCCACTCGTTGTAGATGAAACCGATTTGTCATTGAGGAAACTTGAAGAATTGCACAGACAACTTCATACACTTCAAAAGGAGAAG AGTGATCGTCTCAAGAAGGTCCAAGACAATCTGCACACTTTAAGTTCTCTCTGTTCAGTACTTGGTTTAGACTTTAAGCAGACAGTTAGCGAAGTCCATCCTAGTTTAGGAAATTCGGAAGGATCCAGGAGTGTAAATAACGATACCATAAGCCAATTGGCTTTATCTATACAAGAACTGAGAGGAGTGAAATTGCAGAGAATGCAAAAG CTTCAAGATCTAGCAACATCATTATTGGAGCTCTGGAATTTGATGGATACGCCGATTGAAGAACAACAGGTGTTTCAGAATGTTACATGTAACATCGCAGCTTCAGAACATGAAGTAACTGAACCAAACACCTTGTCTGAAGAGTTCATTAATCAT GTGGAGGCAGAAGTATCTAGATTAGAGGACTTAAAATCAAGCAAAATGAAAGAGCTTGTTTGGAAAAAAAGAGCCGAGCTAGAGGAGATTTGTAGAAAGACTCATTTGGTTCAAGAATCTGATGCTGCGATCGAAAAGGCTATTGAGTCTG GATCTGTAGACCCTGCTTATGTGCTTGAACAAATTGAGCGTCAGATTTCCCAAGTCAAAGAGGAAGCTTTTAGCAGAATAGAAATACTTGAAAATGTTGAGAAGTGGTTATCGGCATGTGACGAAGAGTCTTGGCTGGAGGAGTATAGCAGa GATGAAAACCGTTACAATGCTGGTAGAGGTACTCATCTAAATCTTAAGCGAGCAGAGAAAGCCCGTATCTTGGTGAACAAAATTCCAG CAATGACAGACAAATTGACTTCAAAAGCAGTAGCATGGGAAAAGGATAAAAGCACCGAGTTCGTATATGATGGT GTCCGTTTAGTTTCTATGCTTGAAGACTACATCTTATTACGGCAAGAAAAGGAGCAAGAACGTCGTAGACAGCGG GACTTGAAGAAACTTCAGGTACAAATGATAGCAGAGCAGGAAGTACTGTATGGGTCGAAAAGCCCTTCAAAGGCCCAGAGTGCAAGAAAAGCGCCTAGGACACCAAATGGAAGTGCGGCTAATAGAAGAGGTACCTTTGGAGGATCAGTGCTAAAACCTGATTCAAAAGCTACTCAATCAAGCTCCACAAGGAAGACTGACAAAGTAAACCAAATTGAGCAAACAAATAACCTAGACGATGCCAtttcatgtttctcatcag CTAGAAGAGGATTTGATATTGCTGATTTCCCTACGAGAAAATACTCATTTGGTGCTGGAATTGTTCGGGATATCGAATCTCCTTTGACACGACAACCTTTTACTACCATCtcatcaacaatatcatcactAGAGAATGTGGAAAATGCTGCAGATGAATTTAGTATGCAGAAGCAGAATTTGCAGAAAACATTAGCAGCTAACAATTTGCCACtcactactactactactatctCAAAGACAGACGCAGTGGTCGATGAAGAGAATAGAACTCCAAAAGAAAATCCTATTCCTGTCTCCACCACCACTACTACTACACCAAAGACAGTGTCAATTCCTATGAATACAGCCATGACTCCGGCTCATTTCGGAGGTGACTTGATTCAAGATATTGAATATTCCTTTGAGGAAATAAGGCTTGGTTTTTTGTTAGCATGA
- the LOC11420278 gene encoding protein YLS7: MKGVIWRVASPNGSSNLKPLSRIIFSIGVVAVFITFASWFFLSYPIGSTVHGYFNGVESSQTSGLSVSQKINTTSVDLHKNSSLDLVDNKTVIDLQPSIVSSGVLSDNSSKIEQIDTNSNSQLPLSESASPKIVPVTKEASALETSDSAPKEPIPMASTNSSIMKGCDLYHGNWIYDSSGPLYTNKSCPVLTQTQNCQGNGRPDKDYENWRWKPFQCDIPRFDPRKFLDLMRGKTLAFIGDSVARNQMESMMCILWQVEEPKNQGTRKMQRYYFESTSVTIVRIWSSWLVKHNSEPFDFAPAGVEKIYLESPDEMFMEFLPTFDVVVLSSGHWFTKQSVYILNNEIVGGQLWWPDKSRRAKINSVEAFGISVETILTALVKHPNYTGLTILRSYSPDHYEGGGWNTGGSCTGKVKPLAPGELVENKYLASMYEQQVTGFNRAAKKETDRSKMVLMDITEAFQYRHDGHPGPYRSTDPNKITKRGRNGRPPPQDCLHWCMPGPVDAWNEIVFEIIKREYDSDNTS; the protein is encoded by the exons ATGAAAGGTGTGATTTGGAGGGTTGCATCTCCGAATGGTTCTTCAAATCTGAAACCACTTTCGCGGATTATATTTTCAATTGGAGTAGTAGCAGTATTCATAACTTTTGCTTCATGGTTTTTTCTATCATACCCTATTGGTTCAACTGTTCATGGTTATTTCAATGGTGTAGAGAGTTCACAAACTTCTGGTTTATCAGTCTCTCAGAAAATCAATACAACTTCTGTTGATCTTCACAAGAATTCAAGTTTAGATTTAGTAGATAATAAAACAGTCATTGATCTGCAACCTTCCATAGTTTCCAGTGGTGTGTTAAGTGATAATAGTAGCAAGATAGAACAAATTGATACCAATTCAAATTCACAACTACCCTTGAGTGAATCTGCTTCGCCAAAAATTGTTCCAGTAACTAAGGAGGCGAGTGCGTTAGAAACTTCTGATTCGGCTCCAAAAGAACCTATTCCAATGGCTAGTACCAATTCCTCAATTATGAAAG GTTGTGATCTGTACCATGgaaattggatatatgattcaTCGGGACCGTTATACACAAACAAGTCGTGCCCTGTATTGACACAGACGCAGAATTGTCAGGGTAATGGGAGGCCTGATAAGGATTATGAGAACTGGCGATGGAAGCCTTTTCAGTGTGACATCCCGCGATTTGATCCGAGGAAGTTTTTGGATCTTATGAGAGGCAAGACGTTGGCTTTCATTGGAGATTCTGTGGCTCGAAACCAGATGGAGTCCATGATGTGTATTCTTTGGCAG GTAGAGGAACCAAAAAATCAGGGAACTCGCAAGATGCAACGGTATTATTTTGAGTCAACATCTGTAACGATTGTTCGGATATGGTCATCATGGCTTGTCAAACACAATTCAGAACCATTCGACTTTGCTCCAGCTGGTGTGGAGAAAATCTATCTCGAATCCCCTGATGAGATGTTCATGGAATTTCTCCCAACATTTGATGTGGTTGTTCTTTCATCTGGTCATTGGTTTACTAAACAATCAGTATACATCTTGAACAATGAGATAGTTGGAGGACAATTGTGGTGGCCGGACAAGTCTCGGCGTGCGAAGATCAACAGCGTCGAAGCATTTGGTATATCTGTTGAAACAATTCTTACTGCTCTTGTTAAGCATCCAAATTATACCGGACTTACAATTTTGCGTTCCTATTCGCCCGATCATTATGAGGGTGGAGGATGGAATACCGGTGGATCATGCACTGGGAAAGTTAAACCTCTTGCACCCGGTGAATTGGTGGAAAATAAGTATCTCGCTTCGATGTATGAGCAACAGGTTACAGGTTTTAACCGTGCGGCAAAAAAGGAGACAGATAGATCGAAGATGGTATTGATGGATATTACTGAAGCGTTTCAATACCGGCATGATGGTCATCCTGGTCCATATAGGAGTACTGATCCTAACAAAATTACGAAACGAGGCCGAAATGGAAGGCCACCACCACAGGATTGCTTGCACTGGTGCATGCCGGGACCTGTAGATGCTTGGAATGAGATTGTATTTGAAATCATTAAGAGAGAATACGATAGTGATAACACATcatga
- the LOC11422923 gene encoding AT-hook motif nuclear-localized protein 6 isoform X2, translating to MEEREIFGSGHAVNVNQAPPGFNLAQNTLNFAGSTGELPAPVPVAGGVEVKKKRGRPRKSESGSKPALSPMPISASIPLTGDFSGWKSGGGGGGGVVKPFESIKKPLKLNDFDEDNGISPFGSNFKTHVLTVNSGEDVSMKIMSLSQQEYHTISILSATGTISNVTLRQSDACGGTSTYEGVFEILSLSGSFVPTENGLTKSRSGRMSVSLAGPNGRVFGGALAGLLVAAGSVQVVVASFFPEKENPKRQRVDHSAPTAPPTSSHINNHVSAEELRTDIGGMKPIMSPAGFNFASFGNGQGSGNSSSSADDEHV from the exons atggaagaaagagAGATTTTTGGTTCTGGGCATGCTGTTAATGTTAACCAGGCCCCACctggcttcaatttagctcaaAATACGTTGAATTTTGCTGGGTCCACGGGAGAGTTACCGGCTCCGGTGCCGGTTGCCGGTGGCGTGgaggtgaagaagaagaggggCAGGCCTAGAAAGAGTGAATCTGGAAGTAAGCCGGCGTTGTCACCGATGCCAATTTCGGCTTCCATTCCGTTGACCGGTGATTTTTCAGGTTGGAaaagtggtggtggtggaggtggaggtGTAGTGAAGCCATTTGAATCAATTAAGAAGCCTTTGaagttgaatgattttgatgaaG ATAATGGAATATCACCCTTTGGTTCCAATTTCAAAACACACGTGCTTACTGTAAATTCTGGAGAG GATGTCTCGATGAAAATAATGTCTCTTTCTCAACAAGAATATCATACTATATCCATTCTGTCTGCGACTGGCACAATTTCGAATGTAACACTTCGCCAGTCGGATGCTTGTGGCGGTACTTCAACGTATGAG GGAGTTTTCGAGATTCTTTCCTTGAGCGGCTCATTTGTGCCAACCGAGAATGGATTGACAAAGAGCAGATCTGGTAGAATGAGTGTCTCACTGGCAGGTCCAAATGGTCGTGTTTTTGGGGGTGCACTGGCTGGTTTGCTGGTAGCTGCTGGTTCTGTGCAG GTTGTGGTTGCGAGTTTTTTTCCAGAGAAGGAGAATCCAAAGAGGCAGAGGGTCGATCATTCGGCACCAACTGCCCCTCCTACATCATCTCATATTAACAATCATGTTTCTGCCGAAGAATTGAGAACTGATATTGGTGGAATGAAGCCTATCATGTCACCGGCAGGTTTTAACTTCGCTTCTTTCGGCAATGGCCAAGGCTCTGGCAACTCATCATCATCTGCGGATGATGAGCATGTCTAA
- the LOC11422923 gene encoding AT-hook motif nuclear-localized protein 6 isoform X1 — MEEREIFGSGHAVNVNQAPPGFNLAQNTLNFAGSTGELPAPVPVAGGVEVKKKRGRPRKSESGSKPALSPMPISASIPLTGDFSGWKSGGGGGGGVVKPFESIKKPLKLNDFDEGNFDEDNGISPFGSNFKTHVLTVNSGEDVSMKIMSLSQQEYHTISILSATGTISNVTLRQSDACGGTSTYEGVFEILSLSGSFVPTENGLTKSRSGRMSVSLAGPNGRVFGGALAGLLVAAGSVQVVVASFFPEKENPKRQRVDHSAPTAPPTSSHINNHVSAEELRTDIGGMKPIMSPAGFNFASFGNGQGSGNSSSSADDEHV, encoded by the exons atggaagaaagagAGATTTTTGGTTCTGGGCATGCTGTTAATGTTAACCAGGCCCCACctggcttcaatttagctcaaAATACGTTGAATTTTGCTGGGTCCACGGGAGAGTTACCGGCTCCGGTGCCGGTTGCCGGTGGCGTGgaggtgaagaagaagaggggCAGGCCTAGAAAGAGTGAATCTGGAAGTAAGCCGGCGTTGTCACCGATGCCAATTTCGGCTTCCATTCCGTTGACCGGTGATTTTTCAGGTTGGAaaagtggtggtggtggaggtggaggtGTAGTGAAGCCATTTGAATCAATTAAGAAGCCTTTGaagttgaatgattttgatgaaGGTAATTTTGATGAAG ATAATGGAATATCACCCTTTGGTTCCAATTTCAAAACACACGTGCTTACTGTAAATTCTGGAGAG GATGTCTCGATGAAAATAATGTCTCTTTCTCAACAAGAATATCATACTATATCCATTCTGTCTGCGACTGGCACAATTTCGAATGTAACACTTCGCCAGTCGGATGCTTGTGGCGGTACTTCAACGTATGAG GGAGTTTTCGAGATTCTTTCCTTGAGCGGCTCATTTGTGCCAACCGAGAATGGATTGACAAAGAGCAGATCTGGTAGAATGAGTGTCTCACTGGCAGGTCCAAATGGTCGTGTTTTTGGGGGTGCACTGGCTGGTTTGCTGGTAGCTGCTGGTTCTGTGCAG GTTGTGGTTGCGAGTTTTTTTCCAGAGAAGGAGAATCCAAAGAGGCAGAGGGTCGATCATTCGGCACCAACTGCCCCTCCTACATCATCTCATATTAACAATCATGTTTCTGCCGAAGAATTGAGAACTGATATTGGTGGAATGAAGCCTATCATGTCACCGGCAGGTTTTAACTTCGCTTCTTTCGGCAATGGCCAAGGCTCTGGCAACTCATCATCATCTGCGGATGATGAGCATGTCTAA